A genome region from Glycine max cultivar Williams 82 chromosome 5, Glycine_max_v4.0, whole genome shotgun sequence includes the following:
- the LOC100816810 gene encoding probable 3-hydroxyisobutyrate dehydrogenase-like 3, mitochondrial produces MGTPYPTPISTSETRIGWIGIGVMGFAMASRLLSAGYTLSFYARNPSNPNALSLQSQGATLAQSPAQLAQLSDVLFTMVGHPSDVRSLLLDSPVLSSLRPNSVVVDTTSSHPDLARQIFSAARSLDAWSVDAPVSGGDIGARDGKLAILAAGEKAVVEWLSPLFSILGRATYMGPAGCGQSCKIANQITIGANLIGLSEGLVFAKRAGLDLREFVEAIKDGAAGSKALELFGERMIERDFRPGGFAEYQVKDLGMGVDVVEGGDDAHLVVLPGASLSKQLFSSMLANGQGKLGSQGIISVIERINGINQ; encoded by the coding sequence ATGGGAACGCCGTACCCAACTCCGATCTCAACCTCCGAAACCCGAATCGGCTGGATCGGCATCGGCGTAATGGGCTTCGCCATGGCCTCTCGCCTCCTTTCTGCTGGCTACACCCTCTCTTTCTACGCCCGCAACCCTTCCAACCCTAACGCCCTCTCTCTCCAATCCCAAGGCGCCACCCTGGCCCAATCCCCGGCCCAACTGGCCCAACTCTCCGACGTCCTCTTCACCATGGTGGGCCACCCCTCCGACGTTCGCTCCCTCCTCCTCGACTCCCCCGTCCTCTCCTCCCTCCGCCCCAACTCCGTCGTCGTCGACACCACCAGCTCCCACCCCGACCTCGCCCGCCAGATCTTCTCCGCAGCACGCTCCCTCGACGCCTGGTCCGTCGACGCCCCCGTCTCCGGCGGCGACATCGGCGCGCGCGACGGCAAGCTCGCCATCCTAGCCGCCGGAGAAAAAGCCGTAGTCGAATGGCTGAGCCCTCTGTTCTCGATCCTCGGGAGAGCCACTTACATGGGCCCCGCGGGGTGCGGGCAGAGCTGCAAGATCGCGAACCAGATCACGATTGGCGCGAACTTGATCGGGCTGAGCGAGGGGCTGGTGTTCGCCAAGCGTGCGGGGCTGGACCTGAGGGAGTTCGTGGAAGCCATAAAAGACGGTGCTGCGGGTTCGAAGGCGCTTGAATTGTTCGGGGAGAGGATGATTGAGAGGGATTTTCGACCAGGGGGTTTTGCGGAGTATCAGGTTAAGGATTTGGGGATGGGGGTTGATGTTGTGGAAGGAGGAGATGATGCTCATCTTGTTGTCTTGCCAGGGGCTTCCTTGTCTAAACAGTTGTTTTCTAGCATGCTGGCTAATGGTCAGGGGAAGCTTGGCAGCCAAGGGATTATCTCTGTTATTGAGAGGATCAATGGGATCAATCAATAA
- the LOC100782430 gene encoding phosphatidylinositol 4-phosphate 5-kinase 7 isoform X1, translating to MEDSERFEERSFSNGDVYIGKIKGMLPHGKGKYTWSDGTVYEGDWVNGKMTGKGLITWPTGAKYEGEFSGGYLHGHGTFTHSTGCIYSGGWRMDAHHGIGRKEYSNSDIYEGLWKEGIREGCGRYSWENGNTYIGNWKSGKIDGRGVMKWANDDIFDGCWINGLKQGSGVYRFADGGLYIGTWSKGLKDGRGTFYPAGSKQPSLKKLCSLNSDDGLLLNTEKHTATKQKFTRSFSEKISVSGRSKSSRQISHRTSSLDANCIIQDPAGDCICRDSSPTLSQTFNESQSEASGVNSLLYEREYMQGVLIMERIRNYSEIPHKNKRQNTFSVKQAKKSSWIDIFGGSRSYYLKLNLQLGIRYTVGKITPVPAREVRSSDFGDRARIRMYFPKEGSQLTPPHCSIDFYWKDYCPMVFRNLREMFKLDAAEYMMSICGDSGLRDISSPGKSGSIFFLSQDDRFVIKTLKKYELKVMLNMLPKYYHHVGSYENTLITKFFGLHRITLRGGKKVRFVVMGNMFCTELHIHRRYDLKGSTQGRYTDKDKINSNTTLKDLDLKYEFHMDKKLRESLFKQISLDCMFLESQHIIDYSLLLGLHFRAPENLKALVEPPRLPQPQHGLPSEDDAQKQGEQLIIPKGLLLVAHEPSFVNTAPGPHIRGNTLRAYSIGDKQVDLLLPGTARLRVQLGVNMPAQATRKLQEDKVEESEVELFEVYDVVLYMGIIDILQEYTVKKKLEHACKSLQYDPMTISVVEPKTYAERFINFMEKKVFPEPETS from the exons ATGGAGGACAGTGAAAG GTTTGAAGAAAGGTCCTTTTCAAATGGGGATGTCTACATTGGTAAAATCAAGGGCATGCTTCCCCATGGCAAAGGAAAGTACACATGGTCAGATGGAACAGTATATGAAGGTGATTGGGTAAATGGGAAAATGACGGGGAAAGGACTGATTACATGGCCAACAGGAGCAAAGTATGAGGGTGAATTCTCTGGGGGTTACCTTCATGGTCATGGCACCTTTACACATTCTACTGGGTGCATTTATAGTGGTGGTTGGAGGATGGATGCTCATCATGGGATTGGACGAAAGGAGTATTCCAATTCAGATATATATGAAGGTTTATGGAAAGAAGGAATTCGTGAAGGCTGCGGAAGGTATTCTTGGGAGAATGGAAATACGTATATTGGGAATTGGAAAAGTGGGAAAATAGATGGCAGAGGGGTTATGAAGTGGGCTAATGATGATATTTTTGACGGCTGTTGGATAAATGGACTTAAACAAGGATCTGGAGTTTATAGATTTGCTGATGGGGGGCTTTATATTGGGACATGGAGTAAGGGACTAAAGGATGGAAGAGGAACATTCTATCCTGCTGGTAGTAAACAACCATCTCTAAAGAAGTTGTGCTCTCTTAACAGTGATGATGGTTTGTTATTGAATACAGAGAAACATACagctacaaaacaaaaatttactcGTAGTTTTTCTGAAAAGATTTCTGTCAGTGGTAGATCAAAAAGTTCACGTCAAATATCTCACAGGACTTCATCATTAGATGCAAATTGTATCATTCAAGATCCTGCTGGAGATTGCATATGTCGTGACTCTTCACCCACATTATCGCAGACTTTTAATGAAAGTCAATCTGAGGCATCTGGTGTGAACTCTTTGCTTTACGAAAGGGAATATATGCAAGGAGTTCTAATTATGGAGAGAATTAGAAACTATTCAGAAATACCACATAAAAACAAACGTCAAAATACGTTTAGTGTGAAGCAAGCTAAGAAGAGTTCATGGATTGATATTTTTGGAGGCAGCCGAAGCTATTATTTGAAGCTAAATTTGCAGCTTGGCATCAG GTACACTGTTGGAAAAATTACACCAGTGCCTGCACGTGAAGTTCGGTCATCTGATTTTGGAGATCGAGCTAGGATAAGGATGTACTTCCCCAAGGAGGGTTCCCAGTTGACTCCTCCACATTGTTCTATAGACTTCTACTGGAAGGATTATTGCCCTATGGTATTCCG GAATTTGAGAGAGATGTTCAAATTAGATGCTGCAGAGTACATGATGTCCATTTGTGGTGATTCTGGTCTAAGGGACATATCTTCACCTGGAAAAAGTGGCAgcatcttctttctttctcaagATGATAGATTCGTGATAAAGACACTGAAAAAATATGAACTAAAG GTTATGCTCAATATGCTTCCTAAATACTATCATCATGTAGGAAGTTATGAGAATACTCTTATTACAAAATTCTTTGGTCTCCATCGAATAACACTAAGAGGTGGTAAAAAG GTTCGCTTTGTGGTCATGGGAAATATGTTCTGCACAGAACTTCATATTCACCGTCGTTATGATCTGAAGGGGTCTACTCAAGGAAGATATACAgacaaagataaaattaatagcAATACAACATTGAAAGATCTTgatctaaaatatgaatttcataTGGATAAAAAATTACGAGAATCCCTATTCAA ACAAATTTCTCTAGACTGCATGTTCTTGGAGTCTCAGCACATAATTGATTACAGCCTTCTGTTGGGATTACATTTTAGAGCTCCGGAGAATCTAAAGGCCTTAGTGGAACCTCCCAGACTACCGCAGCCTCAACATGGCTTACCCTCTGAAGATG ATGCACAAAAACAAGGGGAGCAGTTGATTATTCCTAAAGGCTTGTTATTAGTTGCTCATGAACCTAGCTTTGTCAACACTGCACCTGGACCCCACATTAGAGGAAATACATTGAGGGCATACTCCATAGGTGACAAGCAAGTTGATCTTTTACTTCCTGGTACTGCAAG GTTGAGAGTGCAATTAGGAGTAAACATGCCAGCTCAAGCAACACGCAAACTTCAGGAGGATAAGGTGGAAGAATCAGAAGTAGAGCTTTTTGAGGTTTATGATGTGGTCCTATACATGGGCATAATTGATATATTGCAAGAATACACAGTGAAAAAGAAACTTGAGCATGCCTGCAAATCACTGCAATATGACCCTATGACTATTTCAGTGGTGGAACCAAAGACATATGCTGAACGTTTCATCAATTTCATGGAGAAAAAAGTTTTCCCTGAGCCAGAGACTTCttga
- the LOC100782430 gene encoding phosphatidylinositol 4-phosphate 5-kinase 8 isoform X2: MEDSERFEERSFSNGDVYIGKIKGMLPHGKGKYTWSDGTVYEGDWVNGKMTGKGLITWPTGAKYEGEFSGGYLHGHGTFTHSTGCIYSGGWRMDAHHGIGRKEYSNSDIYEGLWKEGIREGCGRYSWENGNTYIGNWKSGKIDGRGVMKWANDDIFDGCWINGLKQGSGVYRFADGGLYIGTWSKGLKDGRGTFYPAGSKQPSLKKLCSLNSDDGLLLNTEKHTATKQKFTRSFSEKISVSGRSKSSRQISHRTSSLDANCIIQDPAGDCICRDSSPTLSQTFNESQSEASGVNSLLYEREYMQGVLIMERIRNYSEIPHKNKRQNTFSVKQAKKSSWIDIFGGSRSYYLKLNLQLGIRYTVGKITPVPAREVRSSDFGDRARIRMYFPKEGSQLTPPHCSIDFYWKDYCPMVFRNLREMFKLDAAEYMMSICGDSGLRDISSPGKSGSIFFLSQDDRFVIKTLKKYELKVMLNMLPKYYHHVGSYENTLITKFFGLHRITLRGGKKVRFVVMGNMFCTELHIHRRYDLKGSTQGRYTDKDKINSNTTLKDLDLKYEFHMDKKLRESLFKQISLDCMFLESQHIIDYSLLLGLHFRAPENLKALVEPPRLPQPQHGLPSEDDAQKQGEQLIIPKGLLLVAHEPSFVNTAPGPHIRGNTLRAYSIGDKQVDLLLPGTARWSVTQVESAIRSKHASSSNTQTSGG, from the exons ATGGAGGACAGTGAAAG GTTTGAAGAAAGGTCCTTTTCAAATGGGGATGTCTACATTGGTAAAATCAAGGGCATGCTTCCCCATGGCAAAGGAAAGTACACATGGTCAGATGGAACAGTATATGAAGGTGATTGGGTAAATGGGAAAATGACGGGGAAAGGACTGATTACATGGCCAACAGGAGCAAAGTATGAGGGTGAATTCTCTGGGGGTTACCTTCATGGTCATGGCACCTTTACACATTCTACTGGGTGCATTTATAGTGGTGGTTGGAGGATGGATGCTCATCATGGGATTGGACGAAAGGAGTATTCCAATTCAGATATATATGAAGGTTTATGGAAAGAAGGAATTCGTGAAGGCTGCGGAAGGTATTCTTGGGAGAATGGAAATACGTATATTGGGAATTGGAAAAGTGGGAAAATAGATGGCAGAGGGGTTATGAAGTGGGCTAATGATGATATTTTTGACGGCTGTTGGATAAATGGACTTAAACAAGGATCTGGAGTTTATAGATTTGCTGATGGGGGGCTTTATATTGGGACATGGAGTAAGGGACTAAAGGATGGAAGAGGAACATTCTATCCTGCTGGTAGTAAACAACCATCTCTAAAGAAGTTGTGCTCTCTTAACAGTGATGATGGTTTGTTATTGAATACAGAGAAACATACagctacaaaacaaaaatttactcGTAGTTTTTCTGAAAAGATTTCTGTCAGTGGTAGATCAAAAAGTTCACGTCAAATATCTCACAGGACTTCATCATTAGATGCAAATTGTATCATTCAAGATCCTGCTGGAGATTGCATATGTCGTGACTCTTCACCCACATTATCGCAGACTTTTAATGAAAGTCAATCTGAGGCATCTGGTGTGAACTCTTTGCTTTACGAAAGGGAATATATGCAAGGAGTTCTAATTATGGAGAGAATTAGAAACTATTCAGAAATACCACATAAAAACAAACGTCAAAATACGTTTAGTGTGAAGCAAGCTAAGAAGAGTTCATGGATTGATATTTTTGGAGGCAGCCGAAGCTATTATTTGAAGCTAAATTTGCAGCTTGGCATCAG GTACACTGTTGGAAAAATTACACCAGTGCCTGCACGTGAAGTTCGGTCATCTGATTTTGGAGATCGAGCTAGGATAAGGATGTACTTCCCCAAGGAGGGTTCCCAGTTGACTCCTCCACATTGTTCTATAGACTTCTACTGGAAGGATTATTGCCCTATGGTATTCCG GAATTTGAGAGAGATGTTCAAATTAGATGCTGCAGAGTACATGATGTCCATTTGTGGTGATTCTGGTCTAAGGGACATATCTTCACCTGGAAAAAGTGGCAgcatcttctttctttctcaagATGATAGATTCGTGATAAAGACACTGAAAAAATATGAACTAAAG GTTATGCTCAATATGCTTCCTAAATACTATCATCATGTAGGAAGTTATGAGAATACTCTTATTACAAAATTCTTTGGTCTCCATCGAATAACACTAAGAGGTGGTAAAAAG GTTCGCTTTGTGGTCATGGGAAATATGTTCTGCACAGAACTTCATATTCACCGTCGTTATGATCTGAAGGGGTCTACTCAAGGAAGATATACAgacaaagataaaattaatagcAATACAACATTGAAAGATCTTgatctaaaatatgaatttcataTGGATAAAAAATTACGAGAATCCCTATTCAA ACAAATTTCTCTAGACTGCATGTTCTTGGAGTCTCAGCACATAATTGATTACAGCCTTCTGTTGGGATTACATTTTAGAGCTCCGGAGAATCTAAAGGCCTTAGTGGAACCTCCCAGACTACCGCAGCCTCAACATGGCTTACCCTCTGAAGATG ATGCACAAAAACAAGGGGAGCAGTTGATTATTCCTAAAGGCTTGTTATTAGTTGCTCATGAACCTAGCTTTGTCAACACTGCACCTGGACCCCACATTAGAGGAAATACATTGAGGGCATACTCCATAGGTGACAAGCAAGTTGATCTTTTACTTCCTGGTACTGCAAG ATGGAGTGTTACTCAGGTTGAGAGTGCAATTAGGAGTAAACATGCCAGCTCAAGCAACACGCAAACTTCAGGAGGATAA
- the LOC100817357 gene encoding transmembrane emp24 domain-containing protein p24delta3 → MGNRAMLTLLLFFFSTKLFPSALAIWLSLPTTGTKCVSEEIQHNIVVLADYVVIPSDHTHNPTIAVKVTSPYGNNLHHKENTTHGNIAFTTQEAGNYLACFWVDSHSQGVVEVNVNLDWKIGIAAKDWDSVARKEKIEGVELELRKLEGAVEAIHENLLYLKGREADMRTVSEKTNGRVAWFSIMSLAMCIAVSGLQLWYLKRYFQKKKLI, encoded by the exons ATGGGGAACAGAGCTATGTTAACGCtgctactcttcttcttctcgaCCAAATTGTTTCCTTCCGCTCTGGCTATCTGGCTGTCGTTACCCACCACTGGCACCAAGTGCGTCTCTGAAGAAATCCAACACAACATTGTCGTTTTGGCCGATTACGTCGTTATCCCCAGTGATCACACCCACAACCCCACCATCGCCGTCAAG GTGACATCACCATATGGAAACAATCTTCATCACAAGGAGAACACAACACATGGTAATATTGCATTTACGACTCAAGAGGCTGGGAACTACCTTGCATGCTTCTGGGTGGATAGCCATAGTCAAGGAGTTGTTGAGGTTAATGTAAACCTTGATTGGAAAATTGGAATTGCAGCCAAGGATTGGGATTCAGTTGCTAGAAAAGAGAAGATTGAG GGAGTCGAGCTTGAGCTGAGAAAGCTAGAAGGAGCAGTAGAGGCCATCCATGAGAACTTGCTCTATCTTAAGGGAAG GGAAGCTGATATGAggactgtgagtgaaaaaacaAATGGCAGAGTGGCATGGTTTAGCATTATGTCCTTGGCTATGTGCATTGCAGTTTCTGGTTTGCAATTGTGGTATTTGAAGCGGTACTTCCAGAAGAAGAAGCTTATATag
- the LOC100818247 gene encoding F-box protein At1g10780 gives MDSMPDAILQCILSRITNARDVSSCNCVSKRWKDSTPYIRTLYFPRSSFETPSSSSEGADNIIKRMVSRVVKLEELIVYSPFSPDGLASWLSLAGQTLLQLELRMDNLADNRGFHESPSKLDYIGAAKNLESLKLWGVLMVRSPKWDVFPNLKNLEIIGVRLEDPVLSVVLRSCPVLTRLLLLGCEGVRSVSIELPCLEECKLDFYGMGNSSLTLTSPQIESLEVQGCSWIRVPETKHLRNLSISNSAGRVYMVDFGNLSALEYLCMRGIQWCWDAICKMLRLASKVKHLYMKVEFTGDYDALQPFPEIDFVDFFNSHQKLQKFDIHGAMFAALCQKNSLKHVDSGFGIPFLEEVVITVRSPLNAEQKMSTLESLLKYGKNLRRMVIKILEMKSCHSSADDFFDEICRFRYMNHNIVRIE, from the exons ATGGATTCTATGCCTGATGCCATTCTCCAATGCATCTTGTCCCGAATCACCAATGCTCGTGACGTGTCATCTTGCAATTGTGTTTCCAAGAGATGGAAGGACTCCACTCCCTACATCAGAACCCTCTACTTTCCTCGCAGCTCATTTGAaaccccttcttcttcttctgaggGTGCTGACAATATCATCAAAAGAATGGTGTCAAGAGTGGTGAAGTTAGAGGAGCTAATTGTGTATAGCCCCTTTTCCCCTGATGGCCTTGCATCATGGCTCTCACTGGCGGGGCAAACTCTTCTTCAACTCGAGCTCCGAATGGACAACCTTGCTGACAATCGGGGCTTCCATGAAAGCCCTTCCAAATTGGACTATATTGGTGCTGCTAAGAATTTGGAGTCTCTGAAACTGTGGGGTGTGTTGATGGTGCGTTCCCCCAAATGGGATGTGTTTCCTAACCTCAAGAACCTTGAAATTATCGGTGTAAGGTTGGAGGACCCTGTGTTGAGTGTGGTGCTTCGCTCATGCCCGGTTCTCACCAGGTTGTTGCTGCTTGGATGTGAAGGGGTTAGGTCGGTCTCTATTGAGTTGCCATGTTTGGAGGAGTGTAAGCTGGATTTTTATGGGATGGGGAACTCTTCTCTCACTTTGACTTCCCCGCAAATTGAGTCCCTTGAGGTACAAGGCTGTAGCTGGATTAGGGTCCCTGAAACCAAGCATTTGAGGAATCTTTCCATATCCAACAGTGCAG GGAGAGTGTATATGGTTGATTTTGGAAATCTTTCAGCTCTGGAGTATCTGTGTATGAGAGGAATCCAGTGGTGCTGGGATGCCATTTGCAAAATGCTGAGATTGGCAAGTAAGGTGAAACACCTCTATATGAAGGTTGAATTCACTGGGGACTATGATGCACTTCAACCCTTTCCAGAGATTGATTTTGTTGACTTCTTCAACAGCCATCAAAAGCTACAAAAGTTTGATATTCATGGAGCCATGTTTGCAGCTCTATGCCAGAAGAACAGTCTCAAACAT GTGGATTCAGGATTCGGGATTCCGTTTTTGGAGGAGGTTGTGATCACAGTGAGGTCACCTCTTAATGCTGAACAGAAAATGAGTACTCTTGAATCATTGCTGAAGTACGGGAAAAATCTTAGGAGAATGGTTATAAAGATTCTTGAGATGAAGAGCTGCCATAGTAGTGCTGATGATTTTTTTGACGAGATTTGCCGGTTCAGATATATGAACCATAACATAGTTCGAATAGAATAA
- the LOC100818786 gene encoding pathogenesis-related thaumatin superfamily protein precursor, producing the protein MASPHIALLKLTSIFIVIASAPELCGSSKTFTLVNYCKETIWPGITRSDNHSGDGFALKSGQSTVYTAPDGWSGRIWARTGCNFDNNGNGKCQTGGCGTSINCTVPGSPPATSADFTLGEPDFYDVSLVDGFNLPIVVKAINGTGNCSTVGCDGDLRQNCPSELASKDNDKVIACRSACDVFNTDEYCCRGTYGNPATCLASNYSKIFKQVCPAAYSFALDDPTSLITCSKANFVVIFCGSRNQTACSYQDKQVVCNRPNKAYKAIPQSWWVLMLPLTYVFNLRITP; encoded by the exons ATGGCTAGTCCACACATTGCACTGCTGAAACTCACCTCCATCTTCATTGTCATTGCCTCAG CACCTGAGCTGTGTGGAAGCAGTAAGACTTTCACTCTAGTAAATTACTGCAAGGAGACAATATGGCCCGGAATAACGCGCAGTGACAACCACAGTGGCGATGGCTTCGCATTGAAATCTGGACAATCAACTGTATATACTGCTCCTGATGGATGGAGTGGGAGGATATGGGCTAGAACAGGCTGCAACTTTGACAACAATGGCAATGGAAAGTGCCAAACTGGTGGCTGTGGCACCAGCATAAACTGTACTGTCCCTGGAAGCCCTCCAGCAACAAGTGCTGACTTCACTCTTGGTGAACCTGATTTCTATGATGTTAGCCTTGTGGATGGTTTCAACTTGCCTATAGTAGTGAAAGCTATTAATGGCACAGGGAACTGCAGCACTGTTGGCTGTGATGGAGATTTGAGGCAGAACTGCCCTTCAGAGCTTGCTTCTAAGGACAATGACAAAGTTATTGCTTGCCGGAGCGCGTGTGACGTCTTCAATACTGATGAGTATTGCTGCAGAGGAACTTATGGAAACCCTGCAACATGTTTGGCTTCAAACTACtccaaaattttcaaacaagTGTGCCCTGCAGCATATAGTTTTGCACTTGATGACCCAACAAGTCTAATAACTTGTTCAAAAGCAAACTTTGTTGTGATATTCTGTGGATCAAG GAATCAAACAGCATGTTCCTATCAAGACAAGCAGGTTGTATGTAATCGACCAAATAAAGCTTATAAAGCCATACCGCAGAGCTGGTGGGTTCTGATGCTCCCATTGACATACGTGTTCAATTTAAGGATCACACCTTAG